The following coding sequences lie in one Miscanthus floridulus cultivar M001 chromosome 9, ASM1932011v1, whole genome shotgun sequence genomic window:
- the LOC136479735 gene encoding disease resistance protein RGA5-like gives MAEMISSAATGVLGSVIDKLAAMLTDKYNLARDVKEGIRSLQDELRTMEAMLLRLEDKDDDHIDPLAKDWRSKVRELSYDIEDCIDRFVLNHSHGDGGSTANFVHKAIQMVKRLFKDRGIAEEIRRLNRLVSEQSERGKRYYDINQCLLASSSQPVPLDPRAPALFQEARDLVGIDAPREEIISLLRCEDKEHKVVSIYGIGGQGKTTLAMEVYHKITEAAFDSRAFVSVSQTPDMKKLLRDILSQISQRHVDQPQMYFILIDDIWSVSAWELVRSALPVNDNGSRIITTTRIEAVAKSCCTGIAAQMYQAKPLSHEDSQRLFFKRLFLSGDDCHPDLRKVSDDILKKCCGLPLAIISIAGLLANRSKAVEVWVNVLRSIAAVDKDSPIDKMKRILLLSYFDLPHHLKSCLLYLSVFPEDSLIDCQQLILLWVAEGLIPGQDRENMEQLGRSYLNELINRSLVQPTKVGGHGATVKQCRVHDVILEFIVSKAVEDNFVTIWNGNGFSKNYSSNKIRRLSIQKDISSRAEEIAKMIKNGGQIRSINIFGSNSVLVNKHATEFLNSQVLRVLNIEGVVGECSLGNVKSLGQLKFLRIDNKFSASKLPEDIEKLQRLETLDVRWAMLENLPTCIIPLHKLVRLFVHASVRLPDGIGSLRALEELSRIDLGIQSVKFIQGLGDLTNMRILEIGWSYSRKDHKEAWISTLSRLFRHLRELRVWRSEPDATCSFIASCVPTPPPLQMLLLHTHNLNRVAPQISSLVNLTRLRIFVRGQAGKEGMNILASLPMLLSLTVTLSNDQAGILYAISRQGFQRLLKFHFRCDWCDEALEFEPGAMPKLQRLKLELSASGKFKFGEGGLVLGLENLAGLKHLAINCSAAFADELEALEDDIRGAAAVHPNRPILQVRTEYVGIEQGKFDLSDGRRHRWLIAITVFQGA, from the exons ATGGCCGAAATGATCTCGAGCGCCGCCACGGGTGTGTTGGGCTCCGTCATCGACAAGCTGGCCGCCATGCTCACCGACAAGTACAACCTCGCCAGAGACGTCAAGGAAGGGATCCGGTCCCTGCAAGACGAGCTGCGCACCATGGAAGCCATGCTGCTGAGGCTTGAAGACAAGGACGACGACCATATCGATCCACTCGCCAAAGACTGGAGGAGCAAGGTGCGTGAGCTGTCCTACGATATTGAGGATTGCATCGACCGTTTTGTGCTCAATCACAGCCATGGAGATGGAGGTTCCACGGCCAACTTTGTGCACAAGGCCATTCAAATGGTGAAAAGGTTGTTCAAGGATAGAGGAATAGCAGAGGAGATCCGACGACTCAATAGGCTCGTGAGCGAGCAGAGCGAGCGGGGGAAACGCTACTACGACATCAATCAGTGTCTCCTCGCCTCCTCATCTCAGCCAGTCCCGTTGGATCCTCGAGCACCTGCACTCTTTCAGGAGGCCAGGGATCTTGTTGGAATCGATGCTCCTCGCGAGGAGATCATCAGCTTATTGAGATGTGAagacaaggagcacaaggtggtgTCCATCTATGGGATAGGTGGACAGGGGAAGACCACTCTCGCCATGGAGGTGTACCACAAAATCACTGAAGCTGCTTTTGATAGCCGGGCTTTTGTGTCTGTATCGCAAACTCCAGATATGAAGAAACTTCTTAGAGATATATTGTCTCAAATAAGCCAGAGACATGTTGACCAGCCACAGAT GTACTTCATCTTGATTGATGATATCTGGAGTGTATCAGCATGGGAGCTTGTACGATCTGCCTTACCTGTCAATGACAATGGAAGCAGAATTATTACTACAACACGCATTGAAGCAGTAGCCAAATCTTGTTGTACTGGTATTGCTGCACAAATGTATCAAGCAAAGCCCCTTAGTCATGAGGACTCCCAAAGATTATTCTTTAAGAGGCTATTTTTGTCCGGTGATGATTGCCACCCAGATTTGAGAAAAGTATCCGATGATATTTTAAAGAAATGTTGCGGCTTACCACTAGCCATAATCAGTATAGCTGGTTTATTAGCAAACAGAAGCAAAGCAGTGGAAGTCTGGGTCAATGTATTGAGGTCTATTGCTGCAGTTGACAAAGATTCTCCCATTGATAAGATGAAAAGAATTCTGCTGCTGAGTTACTTTGACCTTCCTCACCATCTAAAGAGTTGTTTGCTATATCTGAGTGTGTTTCCAGAGGATTCTTTGATTGATTGCCAACAGTTGATATTGTTATGGGTAGCCGAAGGACTGATTCCTGGACAGGACAGGGAAAATATGGAGCAGCTAGGGAGAAGTTACTTGAATGAGCTCATTAATAGAAGTTTGGTGCAGCCAACCAAGGTTGGGGGACACGGCGCAACAGTGAAACAGTGCAGAGTTCATGATGTCATACTTGAGTTCATTGTATCAAAGGCCGTGGAGGACAACTTTGTTACTATATGGAATGGTAATGGTTTTTCTAAAAATTATTCTTCGAACAAGATTCGCCGTCTATCCATCCAAAAAGACATTTCTTCCCGGGCGGAAGAGATTGCCAAGATGATAAAAAATGGAGGTCAGATCCGATCCATCAATATCTTTGGCTCAAATTCAGTTCTGGTTAATAAGCATGCCACAGAGTTCTTAAACAGCCAAGTCTTGCGAGTACTGAATATAGAAGGTGTGGTTGGTGAATGCTCTCTTGGAAATGTCAAAAGTTTAGGTCAGTTGAAGTTCTTGAGGATAGACAACAAATTTTCGGCCAGCAAGCTTCCAGAAGATATAGAAAAGCTGCAACGTCTAGAGACACTAGACGTGAGATGGGCCATGCTTGAAAACCTACCAACATGTATTATCCCGTTGCATAAGTTGGTGCGCCTTTTTGTCCATGCGTCGGTGCGCCTACCTGATGGAATCGGAAGTCTGCGGGCGTTGGAAGAGCTATCAAGGATCGATTTGGGTATTCAATCTGTAAAGTTTATCCAAGGACTCGGTGATCTGACCAATATGAGAATACTTGAAATTGGTTGGTCGTACTCTAGGAAGgatcacaaggaagcatggatctcTACGCTCTCCAGGCTGTTCAGGCACCTGCGAGAACTGCGCGTGTGGAGGAGTGAACCTGATGCCACATGTTCATTCATAGCTTCGTGTGTCCCTACTCCACCACCACTTCAAATGCTTCTTCTTCATACACATAACTTAAATAGGGTGGCCCCTCAAATTAGCTCACTAGTCAACCTGACCCGCCTCCGCATTTTTGTCCGTGGTCAAGCAGGCAAGGAAGGAATGAATATCCTAGCAAGTTTACCCATGCTGCTCTCTCTTACTGTTACCTTATCCAATGACCAAGCTGGCATCCTCTACGCAATCAGCAGACAAGGATTCCAGCGTTTGCTCAAGTTTCATTTCCGCTGTGATTGGTGTGACGAGGCATTGGAGTTTGAGCCAGGAGCCATGCCAAAGCTCCAAAGGCTCAAGCTAGAACTGAGTGCATCGGGCAAATTCAAGTTTGGGGAAGGTGGCCTCGTCCTTGGGCTGGAGAACCTGGCAGGGCTCAAACATCTGGCTATTAACTGCAGCGCTGCTTTTGCAGACGAGCTGGAGGCTTTGGAGGATGACATCAGGGGCGCAGCAGCCGTCCATCCCAACCGTCCCATACTCCAG GTACGTACGGAGTATGTAGGAATTGAACAAGGCAAATTCGACCTCTCGGATGGCAGGCGGCACCGCTGGTTGATAGCTATCACAGTCTTTCAGGGAGCTTAA